A segment of the Methanothermococcus thermolithotrophicus DSM 2095 genome:
AACGGATTTGAAGTTATACCTACTGAAATCAGAATATTGAATAAGGCAGAAACACCACTTCCATTGGATCCATCTGAAAAAGTACCTGCAGATATTGATACAAGACTTGATAAAAGATTCTTAGATTTAAGAAGACCAAAAATACAGGCTTTATTCAGAATAAGGTCTGAAATGTTGAAATCAGTTAGAAACACATTCTACGAAGAAGGATTTATTGAAGTAAACACTCCAAAATTGGTTGCAAGTGCAACAGAAGGGGGAACAGAACTATTCCCGATTTCATACTTTGAAAAAGAGGCATTTTTAGGTCAAAGTCCACAGCTCTATAAACAGATGATGATGGCAAGTGGTTTTGACAAGGTATTTGAAATTGGACCAATATTCAGGGCAGAAGAACACAACACAAGAAGGCACTTAAACGAGGCAATATCCATAGATACAGAAATGTCATTCTCAGATGATAGAGATGCTATGGATGTGCTTGAAAAAGTAGTTTATAACACATTTGTAGATATTTACGAAAACAGGGAAAAAGAAATTGAGTTATTGGGAATCGACTTCAAACTCCCTGAGAAAAAATTCGATAGAATAACCTACGATGAGGCTGTTGATATTGCAAACTCAAAAGGTGTAGAAATCGAATGGGGAGAAGACCTTTCAAGAGCTGCTGAAAAGGCTATTGGAGATGAAATGGGCGATTTGTACTTTATAACAGATTGGCCATCTAAAACCAGACCGTTCTATACATTACACGATGAGAAAAATCCTGAAATATGTAAGGCATTTGACCTAATGTACAAAGAGCTCGAGCTCTCATCAGGAGCTCAGAGGGTTCATAAATACGATCTACTTGTGGAAAACATAAAAAGCATGGGAATGAATCCTGAAGGATTTGGAACATACTTAGAAGCGTTTAAGTATGGAATGCCACCACATGCAGGCTGGGGATTAGGTGCAGATAGATTTATGATGATTCTGACCTGCCAAGAAAACATTAGGGAATGTGTATTATTCCCAAGAGACAGGCAGAGATTAACACCATAACAACACTTTTAAAGGGTTTAAGAAGAAATATTATATTTTGGAATCCAAACCTTTTTTTAAAAGGTTTGGAGATTAACACCATAACAACACTTTTAAAGGGTTTAAGAAGAAATATTATATTTTGGAATCCAAACCTTTTTTTAAAAGGTTTGGAGATTAACACCATAACAACACTTTTAAAGGGTTTAAGAAGAAATATTATATTTTGGAATCCAAACCTTTTTTTAAAAGGTTTGGAGATTAACACCATAATTTACTTTAATAAGTACATATTTTATAAATAATGAAAATTAAATTAAGTTATTGAAATTATTGAATTTAAAAAGGTGTATAAAATGGTTTCAAAAGACGATATAATAAATGCTTTGAAAAAAGTTGCAGACCCGCACATGGGTGTGAGTATCGTAGATATGGGATTAATAAACGATGTAGAAGTAGATGAAGAAGGAAACGTGTCC
Coding sequences within it:
- the aspS gene encoding aspartate--tRNA(Asn) ligase, with the protein product MFLLGDWRRTNYSNEVKPEMDGEEVILMGWVHSIRALGKLAFIILRDREGTIQIVVPKQKVSEETFATAKKIGKEDVIAVKGKVVANEKAPNGFEVIPTEIRILNKAETPLPLDPSEKVPADIDTRLDKRFLDLRRPKIQALFRIRSEMLKSVRNTFYEEGFIEVNTPKLVASATEGGTELFPISYFEKEAFLGQSPQLYKQMMMASGFDKVFEIGPIFRAEEHNTRRHLNEAISIDTEMSFSDDRDAMDVLEKVVYNTFVDIYENREKEIELLGIDFKLPEKKFDRITYDEAVDIANSKGVEIEWGEDLSRAAEKAIGDEMGDLYFITDWPSKTRPFYTLHDEKNPEICKAFDLMYKELELSSGAQRVHKYDLLVENIKSMGMNPEGFGTYLEAFKYGMPPHAGWGLGADRFMMILTCQENIRECVLFPRDRQRLTP